Proteins from one Planctomyces sp. SH-PL62 genomic window:
- a CDS encoding class I SAM-dependent methyltransferase, whose product MAVAAKNETDAWRGGLWRCVACGGPAEMDDAADALRCPSCGASYPVADDVLVVRDRVDANNEVARAFYDGPLWPKFRFWEWYTFLCNGGERRSRNKVLRHLPAGEGLKLLDVAVGDGVYLPWLPASWSVVGIDVSKVQLANCRKRAEGRDVRLVLGEAEDLPVRDGAFDACLSIGAFNYFNDPEKALREMARAVKPGGTIVISDEIPNLTDRLWFHKIGLPGLDRYFERLVTKNLGPEFTEMVERHKALDVPAIGRKVLADFRYELIWMKMGYVMHGTVPR is encoded by the coding sequence ATGGCCGTGGCCGCCAAGAATGAGACGGACGCCTGGCGAGGAGGACTCTGGCGGTGCGTGGCCTGCGGCGGGCCCGCCGAGATGGACGACGCGGCCGACGCCCTGCGCTGCCCCTCCTGCGGCGCGTCCTACCCGGTCGCCGACGACGTCCTGGTCGTCCGAGACCGGGTCGACGCCAACAACGAGGTCGCGAGGGCGTTCTACGACGGCCCGCTCTGGCCCAAATTCCGGTTCTGGGAGTGGTACACGTTCCTCTGCAACGGCGGCGAGCGGCGATCCCGGAACAAGGTGCTCCGCCATCTCCCGGCCGGGGAGGGTCTCAAGCTCCTGGACGTGGCCGTCGGCGACGGCGTCTACCTCCCGTGGCTCCCGGCGAGTTGGTCGGTGGTCGGGATCGACGTCTCGAAGGTCCAGCTCGCCAACTGCCGAAAGCGGGCCGAGGGCCGCGACGTGCGGCTCGTGCTCGGCGAGGCCGAGGATCTCCCGGTGCGAGACGGTGCCTTCGACGCCTGCCTGAGCATCGGCGCCTTCAACTACTTCAACGACCCCGAGAAGGCCCTGCGCGAGATGGCCCGGGCCGTGAAGCCGGGCGGGACGATCGTGATCTCCGACGAGATCCCGAACCTGACCGATCGCCTCTGGTTCCACAAGATCGGCCTCCCCGGCCTCGACCGCTACTTCGAGCGGTTGGTCACCAAGAACCTCGGCCCCGAGTTCACCGAGATGGTCGAGCGGCACAAAGCCCTGGACGTCCCGGCGATCGGCCGGAAGGTCCTGGCCGATTTCCGATATGAGCTGATCTGGATGAAGATGGGTTACGTCATGCACGGCACGGTGCCGCGCTGA
- a CDS encoding beta-propeller fold lactonase family protein produces the protein MRRALMLTCWMTAASAAFGQEPAVETSTDLVGRWRDDVIVTPVNQILTPYGRQVDLPGLRPQALALSPDGKRLVVSGKTSELLVIDVDEAKVLQRVALPSEEQQEPPTVVSPNILKPDRSGQVSYTGLKFSHDGKRIYLSNVDGSIKVFAVADDGAIQPTHVLPLPAANAPRRKAEIPSGLALSEDDARIYVCGNLSNKLLEINTADGALLRSWDVGVAPYDVVLAGGKAFVSNWGGRRPGPGDLTGPAGRGTEVRVDPVRHIASEGSVSIIDLGANRVSNELATGLHASALAVSPDRRYVVCANAGSDHLSLIDVAGEAVVETVWTKIKPSDLFGASPNALAFEDSGRRLFVANGTQNAVAVFHFDPDEKGDTKLEGLIPAGWFPGAIAYDASRKALCVANIKGLPSVPKTQKDGTKGFNSHHYQGSVSLMPLPSAEDLPKLSERAARNLRRGSIDQAALPPREGQAPRAVPERIGEPSLIEHVVYVIKENRTYDQVLGSHQRGRGRADLCIFGPDVTPNQFKLVDEFVLLDNTYCAGILSADGHQWSTTAFGTDYMEKSFAGFPRSYPDGMGEDDKDALAYSPAGFLWDNAVAHKKTIRNYGEFMVPKVRWRDEARKGTPDYLACYRTWKGESQEVVFESEPAIESIRPYSPTDYVGWEMAVPDQYRADFIIRELKEFEEKGEYPSLVIICLPNDHTSGTSVGSPTPASCMADNDLAFGRIVEALSHSRFWNKMAVFAIEDDPQAGWDHVSGYRTTAYCASPYAKRNAVVSTQYNTTSMIRTIEQILGLPPMNQFDASATPMFDCFTDEPDPTPFVSVANRVPLDQMNPDPKAIRDPHLREDALLSAQLNFREVDKAPEDVLNRILWRALRGSAIPYPEWAITAVVDDDDD, from the coding sequence ATGAGACGTGCCTTGATGCTCACGTGCTGGATGACGGCGGCGTCCGCGGCCTTCGGCCAGGAACCCGCGGTCGAGACGTCGACGGACCTCGTCGGTCGATGGCGGGACGACGTGATCGTCACGCCCGTGAATCAGATCCTCACGCCCTACGGCCGTCAGGTGGATCTGCCCGGGCTGCGTCCCCAGGCGCTCGCCCTGTCGCCGGACGGCAAGCGGCTGGTGGTCTCGGGGAAGACGAGCGAATTGCTCGTGATCGACGTCGACGAGGCGAAGGTCTTGCAACGGGTCGCCCTCCCGAGCGAGGAGCAGCAGGAACCGCCGACCGTGGTCTCGCCGAACATCCTCAAGCCGGACCGCTCCGGGCAGGTCAGCTACACCGGATTGAAGTTCTCGCACGACGGGAAGCGGATCTATCTGAGCAACGTGGACGGATCGATCAAGGTCTTCGCCGTGGCGGACGACGGCGCGATCCAGCCCACGCACGTCCTCCCCCTGCCAGCGGCGAACGCACCTCGACGCAAGGCGGAGATCCCCAGCGGACTGGCGCTTTCGGAAGACGACGCCCGGATCTACGTCTGCGGCAATCTTTCCAACAAGCTCCTGGAGATCAACACCGCCGACGGCGCCCTGCTCCGCTCCTGGGACGTGGGAGTCGCCCCGTACGACGTCGTCCTGGCGGGCGGCAAGGCGTTCGTCAGCAACTGGGGGGGCCGACGTCCCGGCCCCGGCGACCTGACCGGACCGGCCGGGCGGGGGACGGAGGTACGGGTCGATCCGGTGCGGCACATCGCCAGCGAAGGCTCGGTGAGCATCATCGACCTGGGAGCGAACCGCGTCTCGAACGAGCTGGCCACCGGCCTCCACGCCTCGGCGCTGGCCGTCTCGCCGGATCGCCGGTACGTCGTGTGCGCCAACGCGGGGAGCGACCACCTCAGCCTGATCGACGTGGCCGGGGAAGCGGTCGTCGAGACGGTCTGGACGAAGATCAAGCCGTCCGACCTGTTCGGGGCGTCGCCCAACGCGCTGGCGTTCGAGGACTCCGGCCGCAGGCTGTTCGTCGCCAACGGGACGCAGAACGCCGTCGCCGTCTTCCACTTCGATCCCGATGAGAAGGGGGACACGAAGCTCGAAGGTCTCATCCCCGCCGGGTGGTTCCCGGGCGCGATCGCTTACGACGCGAGCCGGAAGGCCCTTTGCGTGGCCAACATCAAGGGCCTGCCGTCCGTGCCGAAGACGCAGAAGGACGGGACCAAGGGGTTCAACTCGCACCATTACCAGGGTTCGGTGTCCCTGATGCCGCTCCCCTCGGCGGAAGACCTGCCCAAGCTCTCGGAGCGGGCCGCCAGGAACCTCCGGCGCGGCTCCATCGACCAGGCCGCACTGCCCCCCCGCGAGGGCCAGGCGCCGCGAGCCGTCCCCGAGCGGATCGGCGAGCCCAGCTTGATCGAGCACGTCGTCTACGTCATCAAGGAGAACCGGACCTACGACCAGGTCCTCGGGTCGCACCAGCGGGGCCGGGGCCGGGCCGATCTCTGCATCTTCGGACCGGACGTCACGCCGAACCAGTTCAAGCTGGTCGACGAGTTCGTCCTCCTGGACAACACGTACTGCGCCGGGATCTTGAGCGCGGACGGCCACCAGTGGAGCACGACGGCCTTCGGCACGGACTACATGGAGAAGAGCTTCGCCGGCTTCCCGCGGAGCTATCCCGACGGCATGGGGGAGGACGACAAGGACGCCCTCGCCTATTCTCCGGCCGGGTTCCTGTGGGACAACGCCGTCGCCCACAAGAAGACCATCCGAAACTACGGCGAGTTCATGGTTCCGAAGGTCCGCTGGCGTGACGAGGCGCGGAAGGGGACCCCCGACTACCTCGCCTGCTATCGCACCTGGAAGGGCGAATCCCAGGAAGTCGTCTTCGAGAGCGAGCCGGCGATCGAGTCCATCCGACCCTACTCCCCGACGGACTACGTCGGCTGGGAGATGGCGGTCCCCGACCAGTACCGCGCGGACTTTATCATCCGCGAACTCAAGGAATTCGAGGAGAAGGGCGAGTACCCGAGCCTGGTGATCATCTGCCTGCCCAACGACCACACCAGCGGCACGAGCGTCGGCAGCCCCACCCCGGCGTCCTGCATGGCGGACAACGACCTGGCGTTCGGTCGGATCGTCGAGGCGCTGAGCCATTCCCGGTTCTGGAACAAGATGGCCGTCTTCGCCATCGAGGACGACCCGCAGGCCGGCTGGGATCACGTCAGCGGCTATCGCACGACGGCCTACTGCGCCAGCCCCTACGCGAAGCGCAACGCGGTGGTCAGCACCCAGTACAACACGACGAGCATGATCCGCACGATCGAGCAGATCCTCGGCCTGCCGCCGATGAACCAGTTCGACGCCAGCGCGACGCCGATGTTCGACTGCTTCACCGACGAGCCCGACCCCACGCCGTTCGTCTCGGTCGCCAACCGCGTCCCCCTGGATCAGATGAATCCCGATCCCAAGGCGATCCGGGACCCCCACCTCCGTGAAGACGCCCTCCTCTCGGCCCAGCTCAATTTCCGAGAGGTCGACAAGGCGCCGGAGGACGTCCTCAATCGCATCCTCTGGCGGGCCCTCCGAGGCTCGGCGATCCCCTATCCGGAATGGGCGATCACGGCGGTCGTCGACGACGACGATGATTGA
- a CDS encoding SDR family NAD(P)-dependent oxidoreductase has protein sequence MTPGRGRVAIVTGAANGIGRATALEMAARGYRLGLIDRDPARLAEVAGRVETAGVEACAAEADVVDPAAIQAAVDAVEAVLGPCDVLVACAGVGRMTHVPDLDTAGLRAMLEVNVLGMAQSFEAVLPGMIGRGRGHLVGISSVAGLRGMPWMASYSASKAAVWTYLEGLRPALKRRGVRITTVFPGFVRTGMTLDVPFARPVTMLEPEQAAVHIVRAIEKGSRDYMFPWLTALGMGFLRRSPNRLYDWMMDRAGPKALTTDF, from the coding sequence ATGACGCCGGGGCGCGGGCGGGTCGCGATCGTGACCGGCGCCGCCAACGGCATCGGCCGGGCGACCGCCCTGGAGATGGCCGCTCGCGGCTACCGGCTCGGGCTCATCGACCGCGACCCCGCACGCCTGGCCGAGGTCGCCGGGCGGGTCGAGACGGCGGGCGTGGAGGCTTGCGCGGCCGAGGCCGACGTGGTGGACCCGGCGGCGATCCAGGCGGCCGTAGACGCGGTCGAGGCCGTGCTCGGCCCCTGCGACGTGCTCGTCGCCTGCGCCGGCGTCGGCCGGATGACCCACGTGCCGGACCTCGACACGGCGGGGCTCCGCGCCATGCTGGAAGTCAACGTGCTGGGCATGGCGCAATCCTTCGAGGCGGTGCTGCCGGGCATGATCGGCCGCGGTCGAGGCCACCTCGTGGGGATCTCCAGCGTCGCCGGGCTCCGGGGGATGCCGTGGATGGCGTCCTACTCGGCGTCGAAGGCCGCGGTCTGGACCTACCTGGAGGGCTTGCGCCCCGCCCTGAAGCGGCGGGGGGTGCGGATCACGACCGTCTTCCCCGGGTTCGTCCGCACGGGCATGACGCTGGACGTCCCCTTCGCCCGCCCGGTGACGATGCTGGAACCCGAGCAGGCGGCGGTCCACATCGTCAGGGCGATCGAGAAAGGTTCGCGCGATTACATGTTCCCCTGGCTCACCGCGCTGGGGATGGGGTTCCTGCGACGTTCGCCGAACCGTCTCTACGACTGGATGATGGACCGGGCCGGGCCGAAGGCCCTGACCACCGATTTCTGA
- a CDS encoding ABC transporter ATP-binding protein → MSISEGEFVAVTGPSGCGKSTLLHLLGGLDRPDEGEVFFRGEPLSRIDLDAFRARRLGFVFQSFHLVPTLTALENVQVPMFESDRPRGERAARARALLDEVGLSPRAKHLPRRLSVGERQRVAIARALANEPTLLLADEPTGNLDSATQAEVLELLARLRRDRRLTLLIVTHGTDVARAADRVIAMKDGRIVEA, encoded by the coding sequence TTGTCGATCTCCGAGGGAGAGTTCGTCGCCGTCACCGGCCCTTCCGGCTGCGGCAAGAGCACCCTGCTTCACCTGCTCGGCGGGCTCGACAGGCCGGACGAGGGGGAAGTCTTCTTCCGCGGCGAGCCTCTCTCCCGGATCGACCTCGACGCCTTCCGGGCCCGCCGGCTGGGTTTCGTCTTCCAGTCGTTCCATCTCGTCCCCACGCTGACCGCCCTTGAGAACGTGCAGGTGCCCATGTTCGAGTCCGACCGCCCGCGCGGCGAGCGAGCAGCCCGCGCCCGGGCGCTGCTGGACGAGGTCGGATTGTCGCCGCGTGCGAAACACCTGCCCCGCCGGCTGTCGGTGGGCGAACGACAGCGCGTCGCGATCGCCCGGGCGCTGGCCAACGAGCCGACCTTGCTCCTGGCGGACGAGCCGACGGGCAATCTGGACTCGGCGACGCAGGCGGAGGTCCTCGAACTCCTGGCTCGGCTCCGCCGCGACCGGCGGCTCACGCTCCTGATCGTCACCCACGGGACCGACGTCGCCCGGGCCGCCGATCGCGTGATCGCGATGAAGGACGGCCGGATCGTGGAGGCGTGA
- a CDS encoding SDR family NAD(P)-dependent oxidoreductase has product MPSTREGRKTILITGASSGLGAAIARTAAPRGHRIALVARREGLLGDVAEDVRALGGEPLVLAEDLAAPDAPEKVVAAVVDRFGGLDVLVNNAGIGLPRYYSECDPEDLREQAAVNFVAPIVLTRHALPFLIASRGSVINIGSAIAAVANPILGVYGATKAGLAYWNDALRRELRDQGVSVSLVDLGPVSTEFFDAVRRRTGPRGTARPLGVAPAPDALYNAMRDRPPAFMTTDVDAAAHQIVGLLDRPRSRLRTPRRIVWPFRALGAMLQFAPALADMGVAAMIRRVHREEARAGVPPDAVDATCSLPPHERRREGAHES; this is encoded by the coding sequence ATGCCGTCGACGCGCGAGGGTCGAAAGACCATCCTGATCACCGGGGCCTCCTCGGGGCTCGGCGCCGCGATCGCGCGGACGGCCGCCCCGAGGGGCCATCGAATCGCCCTGGTCGCCCGCCGCGAGGGCTTGCTCGGCGACGTGGCCGAGGACGTGCGGGCGCTCGGCGGCGAGCCGCTCGTGCTGGCCGAGGACCTCGCGGCCCCGGATGCTCCCGAGAAGGTGGTCGCGGCGGTCGTCGACCGATTCGGCGGACTCGACGTCCTGGTGAATAACGCGGGGATCGGCCTGCCCCGCTACTATTCCGAGTGCGATCCCGAGGATCTCCGTGAACAGGCCGCGGTCAACTTCGTCGCGCCCATCGTCCTGACCCGGCACGCCCTGCCGTTCCTGATCGCCTCGCGTGGCTCCGTGATCAACATCGGCTCGGCGATCGCCGCCGTGGCGAATCCCATCCTCGGGGTCTACGGGGCCACCAAGGCGGGGCTCGCCTACTGGAACGACGCCCTGCGTCGCGAGCTGCGCGACCAGGGAGTCTCGGTCAGCCTCGTCGACCTGGGCCCTGTCTCGACGGAGTTTTTCGACGCGGTCCGACGCAGGACCGGTCCACGAGGGACGGCCCGCCCCCTTGGGGTGGCCCCCGCGCCGGACGCCCTCTACAACGCCATGCGCGACAGGCCCCCGGCGTTCATGACGACCGACGTCGATGCCGCCGCGCATCAGATCGTCGGTCTTCTGGACCGCCCCCGGAGTCGTCTCCGGACACCCCGCCGTATCGTGTGGCCTTTCCGGGCCCTGGGGGCGATGCTGCAATTCGCCCCCGCCCTCGCGGACATGGGCGTCGCCGCGATGATCCGCCGCGTACACCGCGAGGAGGCCCGCGCCGGAGTGCCACCCGACGCCGTCGACGCCACCTGCTCCCTGCCCCCCCATGAGCGACGGAGGGAAGGAGCCCACGAAAGTTGA
- a CDS encoding sulfite exporter TauE/SafE family protein — protein MHPLIGGLLLFAASEPTGGIRAAMGLAFGAVVGFSLGLTGGGGSIFAVPLLVYGLSTRPREAIGVSLAAVGATALVGGLRRLSRGEVEVRTGLLVAGMAGAPVGSWLGGLVPEGVLLVLFAALMLAVAARMWRQASRRPEETRAVRAPSSGPADDRGPSCRRDPEGRLTLTSRCFVVLAAAGLTTGALSGLFGVGGGFVIVPALVLVAGMGIHRAVATSLLVIALVSASAVASYVAAGRPLPPTLTALFVAGGIAGMEIGTLAGRRLAGPGLQKLFASAMVAVAAFIILKSLV, from the coding sequence GTGCACCCGCTGATCGGCGGACTGCTCCTATTCGCCGCGTCGGAGCCGACCGGAGGGATCCGCGCCGCGATGGGGCTTGCCTTCGGCGCCGTCGTGGGCTTCTCGCTGGGCCTGACCGGCGGCGGCGGGTCGATCTTCGCCGTACCGCTCCTGGTTTACGGCCTGTCGACCCGGCCCCGAGAAGCGATCGGCGTCTCGCTGGCGGCGGTCGGCGCGACGGCCCTGGTGGGCGGCCTGAGGCGGCTGTCTCGGGGCGAGGTCGAAGTCCGGACCGGATTGCTCGTCGCCGGAATGGCCGGGGCGCCGGTGGGCTCCTGGCTCGGCGGGCTCGTGCCCGAGGGGGTGCTCCTGGTCCTGTTCGCCGCGTTGATGCTGGCCGTCGCCGCGCGGATGTGGCGGCAGGCGTCGCGGCGGCCGGAAGAGACGCGAGCGGTCCGCGCCCCCTCCTCCGGGCCGGCCGACGACCGTGGGCCGTCGTGTCGCCGCGACCCGGAAGGTCGGCTGACCCTGACGTCTCGGTGCTTCGTCGTGCTGGCGGCCGCCGGGCTGACGACGGGGGCGCTGTCGGGCCTGTTCGGCGTCGGCGGCGGATTCGTGATCGTCCCCGCGCTCGTGCTCGTCGCCGGGATGGGCATCCATCGAGCCGTCGCGACTTCCTTGCTGGTCATCGCGCTGGTGAGCGCCTCGGCCGTGGCGTCTTACGTCGCCGCGGGCCGACCGCTGCCTCCGACCCTGACGGCCCTTTTCGTGGCGGGGGGGATCGCCGGGATGGAGATCGGGACTCTGGCGGGCCGCCGCCTGGCCGGTCCGGGCCTCCAAAAGCTCTTCGCCTCGGCGATGGTCGCCGTGGCCGCATTCATCATCCTCAAGAGCCTCGTCTGA
- a CDS encoding rhodanese-like domain-containing protein has protein sequence MSVATITPGELEELRRQGRAVDLIDVRTPVEFREVHAEAARSVPLDGLDPGAVMGARNGSKKGPLYVICRSGSRARRACEAFHAAGYPDVVNVEGGTLAWEQAGLPVVRGAKAMSLERQVRIAAGSLVVLGTALGAFVHPAFLGLSGFVGAGLVFAGITDTCGMGMMLARMPWNRGGPEAPTCTR, from the coding sequence ATGAGCGTCGCGACGATCACGCCCGGGGAGCTTGAAGAACTGCGACGGCAGGGGCGGGCCGTCGATCTGATCGATGTGCGGACTCCGGTCGAGTTTCGGGAGGTGCACGCGGAAGCCGCGCGATCCGTCCCCCTGGACGGGCTCGACCCCGGCGCCGTGATGGGGGCCCGGAACGGATCGAAGAAGGGGCCGCTCTATGTGATCTGCCGCTCGGGGAGCCGGGCGAGGCGGGCGTGCGAGGCGTTTCACGCCGCCGGATACCCCGACGTCGTGAATGTGGAGGGGGGGACGTTGGCCTGGGAGCAGGCCGGACTCCCCGTGGTCCGCGGGGCGAAGGCGATGTCGCTGGAGCGTCAGGTGCGGATCGCGGCCGGTTCCCTGGTCGTGCTGGGCACGGCGCTGGGGGCCTTCGTGCATCCGGCGTTCCTTGGGCTTTCCGGGTTCGTCGGGGCGGGGCTGGTCTTCGCCGGGATCACGGACACCTGCGGCATGGGGATGATGCTGGCCCGAATGCCCTGGAACCGGGGCGGCCCGGAGGCCCCGACGTGCACCCGCTGA
- a CDS encoding ABC transporter permease, whose translation MGLSIFVLRNILGRPSRTILTVVGLGVGIAAVVMLTGISRGFERAMTAIYDARGIDLIVVRAGISDQLSSNLDENLGEVIREIPGVGGVARSLMDSVSFEESNLASVLANGWEPGGLLMRGLRVVDGRLLEEGDARSVLLGRVLALNLGKKVGDSASIAGEPFRVVGVYESDSLFENGGLVVPLRELQRMMGREGMVTGLVVAAKPGVDPKSLGEAIEGQLDGVAAVPARDYVQGNVQLRLARAMAVATTGVAVALGSIGLLNTMAMAVFERTSEIGLLRALGWRRRRIIQLLMGEAAAIVGLGVLAGWAMATLGMRALMLSPTSRGFIDPNLPAYAYVAGLAMGAVLGLMGGLYPAIRASRLEPTEALRHE comes from the coding sequence ATGGGACTCTCCATCTTCGTCCTGCGCAACATCCTCGGCCGCCCGTCGCGCACGATCCTGACCGTGGTCGGCCTCGGGGTCGGGATCGCGGCGGTCGTCATGCTGACCGGGATCTCCCGGGGATTCGAGCGCGCGATGACGGCGATCTACGACGCCCGGGGCATCGACCTGATCGTCGTCCGCGCGGGCATCAGCGACCAACTCTCCAGCAACCTCGACGAGAATCTCGGGGAGGTGATCCGCGAGATCCCCGGCGTGGGGGGCGTGGCCCGGTCCCTGATGGACTCCGTTTCGTTCGAGGAGTCGAATCTCGCCAGCGTCCTCGCCAACGGCTGGGAGCCGGGGGGGCTCCTGATGCGCGGGCTGCGGGTCGTGGACGGCCGGCTCCTGGAAGAGGGCGACGCTCGGTCGGTCCTCCTCGGCCGGGTCCTGGCCCTGAACCTGGGCAAGAAGGTCGGGGATTCGGCCTCGATCGCGGGGGAGCCGTTCCGGGTGGTCGGCGTCTACGAGAGCGACAGCCTGTTCGAGAACGGCGGGCTGGTGGTCCCCCTCCGCGAGTTGCAGCGGATGATGGGACGCGAGGGAATGGTGACCGGCCTGGTCGTGGCCGCGAAGCCGGGCGTCGATCCGAAGTCGCTCGGCGAGGCGATCGAGGGCCAGCTGGACGGCGTGGCCGCGGTGCCGGCGCGAGACTACGTCCAGGGCAACGTGCAACTCCGGCTGGCGAGGGCGATGGCCGTGGCGACGACCGGCGTGGCCGTCGCCCTGGGGTCGATCGGGCTCCTGAATACGATGGCGATGGCGGTCTTCGAACGGACCTCGGAGATCGGCCTGCTCCGGGCCCTGGGTTGGCGACGCCGGCGCATCATCCAGCTCCTGATGGGCGAGGCGGCGGCCATCGTCGGGCTTGGGGTCCTCGCCGGCTGGGCGATGGCGACGCTGGGGATGCGGGCGCTGATGCTCTCTCCGACGTCGCGCGGCTTCATCGACCCGAACTTGCCCGCGTACGCGTACGTGGCCGGTCTGGCGATGGGGGCCGTGCTAGGCCTGATGGGCGGCCTGTACCCGGCGATCCGGGCGTCCCGGCTGGAGCCCACGGAGGCCCTCCGTCATGAGTGA
- a CDS encoding class I SAM-dependent methyltransferase, producing the protein MHMPAPQIEASVWREDFPARDGIVEAIGPLSGRNRVAAAFYDGPEWARFRPWEHAFLSLQGGQERARRPILAHLPKVSGRLLEVGVGDGDNLPFLGPGWDVYAVDIARSRLEGCLRRFPALAGRLAWAEAERLPFADASFDACLCVGGFNYFGEHEAAIGELRRVTRPGGVMVVADEAPWLHRCGIGHLIGLPSIDAAWLRLLGLGPDFVAMVLAQRIDLGSLFPERGGWRRTTIWRGLGYCMTGRS; encoded by the coding sequence ATGCACATGCCTGCGCCGCAGATCGAGGCGTCCGTCTGGCGCGAGGACTTCCCCGCACGCGACGGGATCGTCGAGGCGATCGGCCCGCTCTCGGGCCGCAACCGAGTCGCGGCCGCATTCTACGACGGTCCGGAGTGGGCGCGGTTCCGCCCCTGGGAGCACGCCTTCCTCTCCCTCCAGGGGGGCCAGGAGCGGGCGAGGAGGCCGATCCTGGCGCACTTGCCGAAGGTCTCGGGCCGGCTCCTGGAGGTCGGCGTCGGCGACGGCGACAACCTGCCGTTCCTCGGCCCCGGCTGGGACGTTTACGCCGTCGACATCGCCCGATCGCGGCTGGAGGGCTGCCTCCGGCGGTTCCCCGCGCTCGCCGGCCGGCTCGCCTGGGCGGAGGCGGAACGACTCCCCTTCGCCGACGCTTCCTTCGACGCCTGCCTCTGCGTGGGCGGGTTCAACTATTTCGGGGAGCATGAGGCGGCGATCGGCGAGTTGCGGCGCGTGACTCGGCCGGGAGGCGTGATGGTCGTGGCCGACGAGGCCCCGTGGCTCCACCGCTGCGGCATCGGCCACCTGATCGGCCTGCCGAGCATCGACGCGGCCTGGCTCCGGCTCCTCGGGCTCGGTCCGGACTTCGTGGCCATGGTCCTCGCCCAGCGGATCGACCTCGGCTCGCTGTTCCCCGAACGGGGGGGCTGGCGGCGGACGACGATCTGGCGAGGGCTGGGATATTGCATGACGGGACGCTCATGA
- a CDS encoding endonuclease/exonuclease/phosphatase family protein has protein sequence MKVANHRKFRGSILAIALACCFGLVGLSTEAEGAEDAPETVRVLTFNLWNGGDTGKQPLDRTVEVIKRSQADVVGLQETGGLAPEGQPRPDRAAEIAERLGWHYLDQGGRMGIISRFEIVASTPKKWGVKLALPSGRWMYAFNVHLAHSPYQPYQLLGIPYGDAPFIATEAEAVRFARESRGSQVAEMLAEVKAVAEEGAPMVLTGDFNEPSHRDWTEASTKAKLCPLKVEWPSTRAVEDAGFVDAYRSVHPDPVESRGLTWTPTTKVGDPKDHHDRIDFVFVGGFDRPNTAVKAAQIIGESQEAADVVVSPYPSDHRAVVAELELPAGESTTTP, from the coding sequence ATGAAGGTCGCAAACCATCGCAAATTCCGTGGATCAATTCTGGCGATCGCCCTGGCCTGCTGCTTCGGCCTGGTTGGGCTCTCCACCGAGGCCGAGGGCGCGGAGGACGCGCCGGAGACTGTTCGCGTGCTGACCTTCAACCTCTGGAATGGGGGCGACACGGGCAAGCAACCTCTCGACCGCACGGTCGAGGTCATCAAGCGGTCGCAAGCCGACGTCGTCGGCCTCCAGGAGACGGGTGGGCTTGCACCCGAAGGCCAGCCGCGTCCCGATCGCGCCGCCGAGATCGCCGAGCGCCTGGGATGGCACTATCTCGACCAGGGCGGCAGGATGGGGATCATCAGCCGTTTCGAGATCGTCGCCTCCACGCCGAAGAAGTGGGGCGTCAAGCTGGCGTTGCCCTCGGGGCGGTGGATGTACGCCTTCAACGTCCACCTGGCCCACAGCCCTTATCAGCCCTACCAGCTGCTGGGAATTCCCTACGGCGACGCCCCATTCATTGCGACGGAGGCCGAAGCGGTCCGGTTCGCCCGGGAATCGCGAGGGAGCCAGGTCGCCGAGATGCTCGCGGAAGTGAAGGCCGTCGCCGAGGAAGGGGCGCCGATGGTGCTCACCGGCGATTTCAACGAGCCGTCCCACAGGGATTGGACGGAGGCCTCCACGAAGGCCAAGCTTTGCCCTCTGAAAGTGGAATGGCCGTCGACCAGGGCGGTTGAGGACGCGGGATTCGTCGACGCCTACCGGAGCGTCCACCCCGACCCGGTCGAGTCGCGCGGCTTGACGTGGACGCCGACGACCAAGGTCGGCGACCCCAAGGACCATCACGATCGCATCGACTTCGTGTTCGTGGGCGGCTTTGACCGGCCGAACACGGCGGTGAAAGCCGCCCAGATCATCGGCGAATCGCAGGAGGCCGCCGATGTCGTCGTCAGCCCGTACCCCTCCGACCATCGGGCCGTCGTTGCGGAACTGGAGCTGCCAGCCGGCGAATCGACGACCACTCCCTGA